From Phycodurus eques isolate BA_2022a chromosome 1, UOR_Pequ_1.1, whole genome shotgun sequence, one genomic window encodes:
- the dclre1b gene encoding 5' exonuclease Apollo isoform X1, with protein MSNGKIIARTPLAVDFWHVRRSPESRLFFLSHMHSDHTVGLTSTWANRPIYCSPVTASLLHVRLQVKEKWIHPLELGESYLLPLDDIGKENMTVTLIDANHCPGAVMFLFEGYFGTILYTGDFRYSPSMLRELCLATSATIDVLYLDNTNCDPNRSIPSRKQATQQIKEILRSHPDHNAVLGLYALGKESLLVELAMEFQTWIEVSFDRMETLRLLGLPDVFTTEPGAGRIRVVEQREITFAALCQWNSEQPTLAIYPTSRPIPLFHPKVYVVPYSDHSSYQELGDFVSGLKPSSLVPIVGNGIPGSLSTLSPSKRHEFLLPESVQQYMRRLPENWHKSSTNLQRQHFRPFVPKGVVFDSPGSSSKKPRECLGQGSSSEEEEEEEEEEMDTESVDCILVESSKKVTPYKSRRDSLDTWRVNFVHTVPEEMLTAQSVPFSQLSQSNFGPVEILRNADVCLRPWRCTIEEAEEDNDDLSVSDSDSLLLYSFHDSDNLSGSLQCSEAHIEQLENNILKRLVFSAEDLKPCCLLKERAAQMVALCPVRKPNMA; from the exons ATGTCCAATGGCAAGATCATCGCCCGCACTCCTCTGGCCGTTGACTTCTGGCATGTTCGCAGAAGTCCAGAGAGCAGACTCTTCTTCCTGTCGCACATGCACAGCGACCACACGGTGGGCCTGACGTCCACATGGGCGAACCGACCCATCTACTGCTCCCCGGTCACCGCCTCGCTGCTCCACGTCAGGCTGCAG GTGAAGGAGAAGTGGATCCACCCTTTGGAGCTGGGCGAGTCATACCTCCTCCCTCTGGACGATATTGGCAAGGAAAACATGACGGTCACACTGATTGACGCCAACCACTGCCCAGGCGCCGTCATGTTCCTCTTTGAGGGCTACTTTGGCACCATACTATATACTG GCGACTTCAGATATTCCCCGTCAATGCTGCGCGAGCTgtgcctggcgaccagtgccACCATCGATGTCCTGTACTTGGACAACACCAACTGTGACCCCAACCGCAGTATCCCCTCAAGAAAGCAAGCTACTCAGCAGATCAAGGAAATCCTCCGGAGCCACCCGGACCATAACGCTGTCTTAG GTCTGTATGCCCTGGGCAAGGAGTCTCTATTGGTGGAGCTAGCTATGGAGTTTCAAACCTGGATCGAGGTGAGCTTTGACAGAATGGAGACCCTCCGATTGCTCGGGCTGCCCGACGTCTTCACCACCGAGCCGGGCGCCGGTCGTATCCGTGTTGTGGAACAAAGAGAGATCACCTTCGCCGCCCTGTGCCAGTGGAATAGTGAACAACCCACGTTGGCCATTTATCCTACCAGCAGGCCCATCCCCCTCTTCCACCCCAAAGTCTATGTGGTGCCCTACTCAGACCACTCATCTTATCAAGAGCTGGGGGACTTTGTGTCTGGACTCAAACCTTCCTCCCTGGTGCCGATTGTTGGTAACGGTATCCCGGGAAGCCTCTCCACCTTATCACCGAGCAAAAGGCACGAATTCCTGTTGCCAGAGTCGGTGCAACAGTACATGAGGAGGCTGCCGGAAAACTGGCACAAATCATCTACCAACCTTCAGCGCCAACATTTCCGACCGTTTGTGCCTAAAGGAGTGGTGTTTGACTCTCCTGGGAGTTCAAGCAAGAAGCCCAGGGAGTGTCTGGGTCAGGGTTCTTCttctgaggaggaggaagaggaagaggaagaggagatggACACAGAGAGTGTTGATTGCATTCTCGTCGAATCCAGTAAGAAGGTCACCCCCTACAAAAGCCGCAGAGACTCCCTGGACACGTGGAGGGTCAACTTCGTGCACACTGTCCCGGAGGAGATGTTGACGGCGCAGTCGGTGCCGTTCAGTCAACTCAGCCAGAGCAACTTCGGCCCCGTGGAGATCCTGCGGAACGCAGACGTTTGCCTAAGGCCGTGGCGGTGTACCATCGAAGAGGCGGAGGAGGACAACGACGACTTGAGCGTTTCTGACAGTGACTCTTTACTCCTCTATAGTTTCCACGATTCTGACAATTTGTCGGGTTCGTTGCAGTGTTCTGAGGCTCACATAGAACAGCTTGAAAACAACATCTTGAAGCGTCTGGTTTTCTCAGCGGAGGACTTGAAGCCGTGCTGCCTCCTGAAGGAGAGGGCTGCGCAAATGGTTGCTCTCTGTCCTGTACGCAAGCCAAACATGGCCTAA
- the dclre1b gene encoding 5' exonuclease Apollo isoform X2, which produces MTVTLIDANHCPGAVMFLFEGYFGTILYTGDFRYSPSMLRELCLATSATIDVLYLDNTNCDPNRSIPSRKQATQQIKEILRSHPDHNAVLGLYALGKESLLVELAMEFQTWIEVSFDRMETLRLLGLPDVFTTEPGAGRIRVVEQREITFAALCQWNSEQPTLAIYPTSRPIPLFHPKVYVVPYSDHSSYQELGDFVSGLKPSSLVPIVGNGIPGSLSTLSPSKRHEFLLPESVQQYMRRLPENWHKSSTNLQRQHFRPFVPKGVVFDSPGSSSKKPRECLGQGSSSEEEEEEEEEEMDTESVDCILVESSKKVTPYKSRRDSLDTWRVNFVHTVPEEMLTAQSVPFSQLSQSNFGPVEILRNADVCLRPWRCTIEEAEEDNDDLSVSDSDSLLLYSFHDSDNLSGSLQCSEAHIEQLENNILKRLVFSAEDLKPCCLLKERAAQMVALCPVRKPNMA; this is translated from the exons ATGACGGTCACACTGATTGACGCCAACCACTGCCCAGGCGCCGTCATGTTCCTCTTTGAGGGCTACTTTGGCACCATACTATATACTG GCGACTTCAGATATTCCCCGTCAATGCTGCGCGAGCTgtgcctggcgaccagtgccACCATCGATGTCCTGTACTTGGACAACACCAACTGTGACCCCAACCGCAGTATCCCCTCAAGAAAGCAAGCTACTCAGCAGATCAAGGAAATCCTCCGGAGCCACCCGGACCATAACGCTGTCTTAG GTCTGTATGCCCTGGGCAAGGAGTCTCTATTGGTGGAGCTAGCTATGGAGTTTCAAACCTGGATCGAGGTGAGCTTTGACAGAATGGAGACCCTCCGATTGCTCGGGCTGCCCGACGTCTTCACCACCGAGCCGGGCGCCGGTCGTATCCGTGTTGTGGAACAAAGAGAGATCACCTTCGCCGCCCTGTGCCAGTGGAATAGTGAACAACCCACGTTGGCCATTTATCCTACCAGCAGGCCCATCCCCCTCTTCCACCCCAAAGTCTATGTGGTGCCCTACTCAGACCACTCATCTTATCAAGAGCTGGGGGACTTTGTGTCTGGACTCAAACCTTCCTCCCTGGTGCCGATTGTTGGTAACGGTATCCCGGGAAGCCTCTCCACCTTATCACCGAGCAAAAGGCACGAATTCCTGTTGCCAGAGTCGGTGCAACAGTACATGAGGAGGCTGCCGGAAAACTGGCACAAATCATCTACCAACCTTCAGCGCCAACATTTCCGACCGTTTGTGCCTAAAGGAGTGGTGTTTGACTCTCCTGGGAGTTCAAGCAAGAAGCCCAGGGAGTGTCTGGGTCAGGGTTCTTCttctgaggaggaggaagaggaagaggaagaggagatggACACAGAGAGTGTTGATTGCATTCTCGTCGAATCCAGTAAGAAGGTCACCCCCTACAAAAGCCGCAGAGACTCCCTGGACACGTGGAGGGTCAACTTCGTGCACACTGTCCCGGAGGAGATGTTGACGGCGCAGTCGGTGCCGTTCAGTCAACTCAGCCAGAGCAACTTCGGCCCCGTGGAGATCCTGCGGAACGCAGACGTTTGCCTAAGGCCGTGGCGGTGTACCATCGAAGAGGCGGAGGAGGACAACGACGACTTGAGCGTTTCTGACAGTGACTCTTTACTCCTCTATAGTTTCCACGATTCTGACAATTTGTCGGGTTCGTTGCAGTGTTCTGAGGCTCACATAGAACAGCTTGAAAACAACATCTTGAAGCGTCTGGTTTTCTCAGCGGAGGACTTGAAGCCGTGCTGCCTCCTGAAGGAGAGGGCTGCGCAAATGGTTGCTCTCTGTCCTGTACGCAAGCCAAACATGGCCTAA